Proteins from one Meriones unguiculatus strain TT.TT164.6M chromosome 10, Bangor_MerUng_6.1, whole genome shotgun sequence genomic window:
- the Tecr gene encoding very-long-chain enoyl-CoA reductase isoform X1 codes for MWGNWHRTETSCPKLSSGRIQVEIRDAKTREKLCFLDKVEPQATVAEIKNLFTKTHPQWYPARQSLRLDPKGKSLKDEDVLQKLPVGTTATLYFRDLGAQISWVTVFLTEYAGPLFIYLLFYFRVPFIYGHKYDFTSSRHTVVHLACMCHSFHYIKRLLETLFVHRFSHGTMPLRNIFKNCTYYWGFAAWMAYYINHPLYTPPTYGVQQVKLALVVFVICQLGNFSIHIALRDLRPAGSKTRKIPYPTKNPFTWLFLLVSCPNYTYEVGSWIGFAIMTQCVPVALFSLVGFTQMTIWAKGKHRSYLKEFRDYPPLRMPIIPFLL; via the exons ATGTGGGGAAACTGGCACAGAACAGAGACTTCATGCCCAAAGCTGTCAAGTGGCAGAATTCAG GTGGAGATTCGGGATGCAAAGACGAGGGAGAAGCTGTGTTTCCTGGACAAG GTGGAGCCTCAGGCCACTGTTGCTGAAATCAAGAACCTTTTCACCAAGACTC ACCCGCAGTGGTATCCTGCCCGCCAGTCCCTCCGCCTGGACCCCA AGGGAAAGTCCTTGAAGGATGAGGATGTCTTGCAGAAGCTGCCCGTGGGCACCACAGCCACACTCTACTTCCGGGACCTGGGGGCCCAGATCAGCTGGGTGACG GTCTTCCTGACCGAGTATGCTGGGCCCCTTTTCATCTACCTGCTCTTCTACTTCCGGGTACCCTTCATCTATGGCCACAAATACGACTTCACCTCCAGTCGGCACACAGTGGTGCA CCTTGCCTGCATGTGCCACTCATTCCACTACATCAAGCGCCTGCTGGAGACCCTCTTCGTGCACCGCTTCTCTCACGGAACCATGCCCCTGCGGAACATCTTCAAG AACTGCACCTACTATTGGGGCTTTGCTGCATGGATGGCCTATTACATCAACCACCCTCTCTACACACCCCCTA CCTATGGAGTTCAGCAGGTTAAGCTGGCGCTGGTCGTTTTTGTG ATCTGTCAGCTTGGCAACTTCTCCATTCACATTGCTCTTCGGGACCTTCGGCCGGCTG GGTCCAAAACCAGGAAGATTCCATACCCCACCAAGAATCCCTTCACCTGGCTGTTTCTGTTGGTGTCCTGTCCCAACTATACTTACGAG GTAGGGTCCTGGATTGGCTTTGCCATCATGACGCAGTGTGTCCCAG TGGCCCTCTTCTCCCTGGTGGGCTTCACCCAGATGACTATCTGGGCCAAGGGCAAGCATCGCAGCTACCTGAAGGAGTTCCGTGACTACCCGCCCCTGCGCATGCCCATTATCCCCTTCCTGCTCTGA
- the Tecr gene encoding very-long-chain enoyl-CoA reductase isoform X3, whose protein sequence is MKHYEVEIRDAKTREKLCFLDKVEPQATVAEIKNLFTKTHPQWYPARQSLRLDPKGKSLKDEDVLQKLPVGTTATLYFRDLGAQISWVTVFLTEYAGPLFIYLLFYFRVPFIYGHKYDFTSSRHTVVHLACMCHSFHYIKRLLETLFVHRFSHGTMPLRNIFKNCTYYWGFAAWMAYYINHPLYTPPTYGVQQVKLALVVFVICQLGNFSIHIALRDLRPAGSKTRKIPYPTKNPFTWLFLLVSCPNYTYEVGSWIGFAIMTQCVPVALFSLVGFTQMTIWAKGKHRSYLKEFRDYPPLRMPIIPFLL, encoded by the exons GTGGAGATTCGGGATGCAAAGACGAGGGAGAAGCTGTGTTTCCTGGACAAG GTGGAGCCTCAGGCCACTGTTGCTGAAATCAAGAACCTTTTCACCAAGACTC ACCCGCAGTGGTATCCTGCCCGCCAGTCCCTCCGCCTGGACCCCA AGGGAAAGTCCTTGAAGGATGAGGATGTCTTGCAGAAGCTGCCCGTGGGCACCACAGCCACACTCTACTTCCGGGACCTGGGGGCCCAGATCAGCTGGGTGACG GTCTTCCTGACCGAGTATGCTGGGCCCCTTTTCATCTACCTGCTCTTCTACTTCCGGGTACCCTTCATCTATGGCCACAAATACGACTTCACCTCCAGTCGGCACACAGTGGTGCA CCTTGCCTGCATGTGCCACTCATTCCACTACATCAAGCGCCTGCTGGAGACCCTCTTCGTGCACCGCTTCTCTCACGGAACCATGCCCCTGCGGAACATCTTCAAG AACTGCACCTACTATTGGGGCTTTGCTGCATGGATGGCCTATTACATCAACCACCCTCTCTACACACCCCCTA CCTATGGAGTTCAGCAGGTTAAGCTGGCGCTGGTCGTTTTTGTG ATCTGTCAGCTTGGCAACTTCTCCATTCACATTGCTCTTCGGGACCTTCGGCCGGCTG GGTCCAAAACCAGGAAGATTCCATACCCCACCAAGAATCCCTTCACCTGGCTGTTTCTGTTGGTGTCCTGTCCCAACTATACTTACGAG GTAGGGTCCTGGATTGGCTTTGCCATCATGACGCAGTGTGTCCCAG TGGCCCTCTTCTCCCTGGTGGGCTTCACCCAGATGACTATCTGGGCCAAGGGCAAGCATCGCAGCTACCTGAAGGAGTTCCGTGACTACCCGCCCCTGCGCATGCCCATTATCCCCTTCCTGCTCTGA
- the Tecr gene encoding very-long-chain enoyl-CoA reductase isoform X2, with product MDISLSMAAKEAHQGLDGLPMPMPHKAAKKHKKAVLFFEVEIRDAKTREKLCFLDKVEPQATVAEIKNLFTKTHPQWYPARQSLRLDPKGKSLKDEDVLQKLPVGTTATLYFRDLGAQISWVTVFLTEYAGPLFIYLLFYFRVPFIYGHKYDFTSSRHTVVHLACMCHSFHYIKRLLETLFVHRFSHGTMPLRNIFKNCTYYWGFAAWMAYYINHPLYTPPTYGVQQVKLALVVFVICQLGNFSIHIALRDLRPAGSKTRKIPYPTKNPFTWLFLLVSCPNYTYEVGSWIGFAIMTQCVPVALFSLVGFTQMTIWAKGKHRSYLKEFRDYPPLRMPIIPFLL from the exons ATGGATATCAGCTTGAGCATGGCGGCCAAAGAGGCCCACCAAGGCCTCGATGGCCTGCCCATGCCCATGCCCCACAAGGCGGCCAAGAAGCATAAAAAGGCCGTTCTCTTCTTTGAGGTGGAGATTCGGGATGCAAAGACGAGGGAGAAGCTGTGTTTCCTGGACAAG GTGGAGCCTCAGGCCACTGTTGCTGAAATCAAGAACCTTTTCACCAAGACTC ACCCGCAGTGGTATCCTGCCCGCCAGTCCCTCCGCCTGGACCCCA AGGGAAAGTCCTTGAAGGATGAGGATGTCTTGCAGAAGCTGCCCGTGGGCACCACAGCCACACTCTACTTCCGGGACCTGGGGGCCCAGATCAGCTGGGTGACG GTCTTCCTGACCGAGTATGCTGGGCCCCTTTTCATCTACCTGCTCTTCTACTTCCGGGTACCCTTCATCTATGGCCACAAATACGACTTCACCTCCAGTCGGCACACAGTGGTGCA CCTTGCCTGCATGTGCCACTCATTCCACTACATCAAGCGCCTGCTGGAGACCCTCTTCGTGCACCGCTTCTCTCACGGAACCATGCCCCTGCGGAACATCTTCAAG AACTGCACCTACTATTGGGGCTTTGCTGCATGGATGGCCTATTACATCAACCACCCTCTCTACACACCCCCTA CCTATGGAGTTCAGCAGGTTAAGCTGGCGCTGGTCGTTTTTGTG ATCTGTCAGCTTGGCAACTTCTCCATTCACATTGCTCTTCGGGACCTTCGGCCGGCTG GGTCCAAAACCAGGAAGATTCCATACCCCACCAAGAATCCCTTCACCTGGCTGTTTCTGTTGGTGTCCTGTCCCAACTATACTTACGAG GTAGGGTCCTGGATTGGCTTTGCCATCATGACGCAGTGTGTCCCAG TGGCCCTCTTCTCCCTGGTGGGCTTCACCCAGATGACTATCTGGGCCAAGGGCAAGCATCGCAGCTACCTGAAGGAGTTCCGTGACTACCCGCCCCTGCGCATGCCCATTATCCCCTTCCTGCTCTGA
- the Ndufb7 gene encoding NADH dehydrogenase [ubiquinone] 1 beta subcomplex subunit 7 produces MGAHLARRYVGDASVEPDPLKMPSFPPEYGFPRRKERVMVATQQEMNDARLTLEQRDYCAHYLIRLLKCKRDSFPNFLACKHEQHDWDYCEHLDYVKRMKEFERERRLLQRKKRRDEKAARVARGHGDGEVGPEVAL; encoded by the exons ATGGGGGCGCACCTGGCCCGGCGCTATGTTGGGGATGCCTCGGTGGAGCCTGACCCCCTGAAGATGCCTAGCTTCCCCCCGGAGTACGGCTTCCCGAGGCGCAAAGAGCGCG TGATGGTGGCCACGCAACAGGAGATGAATGATGCCCGGCTGACACTGGAGCAACGTGACTACTGTGCCCACTACCTCATCCGGCTGCTCAAGTGCAAGCGGGACAGCTTCCCCAACTTCCTGGCCTGCAAACACGAGCAGCATGACTGGGACTACTGCGAGCACCTAGA CTATGTGAAGCGTATGAAGGAGTTTGAACGTGAGCGGCGACTGCTCCAGCGGAAGAAGCGGAGGGATGAGAAGGCGGCACGGGTAGCCCGGGGCCATGGAGATGGAGAGGTGGGCCCTGAGGTGGCCCTGTAG